From the Montipora capricornis isolate CH-2021 chromosome 2, ASM3666992v2, whole genome shotgun sequence genome, one window contains:
- the LOC138038722 gene encoding TIMELESS-interacting protein-like — MSGHRIICTSDDANEGREAQDLFNDDDPFSLPPPLPPLSPERDDSTNNDGAENQHDQSASDINKKEPHKKRRVNRSPRPKLDEVRLCGDRGIPALRHICEDIKFKGKGHEVSDLKLLMQRYEHWAHRLFPKFPFMDVVEQVENLSAKKLVQNCIKRVRRGEEESVNDEDRSDTETAPNNQEIHENGTDEAPSQEGGGAVDNNLQTFGVQEEASNRMVILTPEQQERIRLNRERALAKRKAAQEKQTGQINTENGEKEVQTVESEHITGEAANNLRKEGDELQNHALENNHVEANDIEMAIELFEGDTVVLKDDEKQSTKNGHPASLPSMAAPDDDRVVVEDSEMDVAESDDVNGGAGNTESGSGFLDGGDKPELNGPKSDDDSTISTKELPHGTTIDALALSQGKDGIFISSHSNIDESANAKLDASALEKEGNVETLGVPNPHGNPPALCVVSEVEEPSFAQMETE, encoded by the exons ATGTCGGGGCATCGAATAATATGTACGAGCGATGATGCTAACGAAGGAAGGGAAGCTCAGGACTTGTTTAATGACGATGATCCCTTCAGTCTTCCACCGCCATTACCGCCTCTGTCGCCAGAAAGAGACGATAGCACGAACAATGATGGCGCGGAAAATCAACATGATCAATCTGCAAGCGACATCAACAAGAAGGAACCTCATAAAAAGCGAAGAGTGAACAGATCGCCAAGGCCTAAACTCGACGAAGTCAG ATTGTGTGGAGATCGTGGAATTCCAGCTTTGAGACATATTTGTGAAGACATTAAATTTAAAGGCAAGGGACATGag GTGTCAGATCTAAAGCTTTTGATGCAGCGATATGAACACTGGGCTCATCGATTGTTTCCAAAATTTCCATTTATGGATGTGGTGGAACAAGTTGAAaatttaagtgccaaaaagctTGTTCAG AATTGCATCAAAAGAGTGAGGAGAGGTGAAGAGGAATCCGTAAATGACGAGGACAGATCTGATACAGAAACTGCACCAAACAACCAAG AAATTCACGAAAATGGGACGGATGAAGCACCATCACAGGAAGGTGGTGGAGCTGTGGATAACAAT CTGCAAACATTTGGTGTGCAGGAAGAGGCCAGTAATAGAATG GTTATTTTAACTCCCGAACAACAAGAACGCATTCGCCTGAATAGAGAAAGAGCACTAGCGAAACGGAAAGCAGCTCAAGAGAAACAGACTGGGCAGATAAACACAGAAAATGGCGAAAAGG aagtTCAAACTGTGGAATCAGAACACATCACGGGAGAGGCTGCTAATAATTTAAGGAAGGAGGGCGATGAACTACAAAACCATGCCTTGGAGAATAATCACGTTGAAGCAAACGACATCGAAATGGCGATTGAACTGTTCGAAGGAGATACTGTGGTACTTAAGGATGATGAAAAACAATCTACTAAGAATGGACATCCTGCCAGTTTACCTTCCATGGCTGCTCCAGATGATGATCGTGTAGTTGTGGAAGATAGTGAAATGGACGTTGCTGAATCGGATGATGTTAATGGAGGTGCGGGAAATACCGAGAGTGGAAGTGGCTTTCTTGACGGCGGCGACAAGCCAGAACTCAATGGCCCTAAATCAGATGATGATTCGACTATTTCTACTAAAGAGTTGCCACATGGCACAACCATTGACGCTCTTGCCTTAAGTCAAGGTAAAGACGGAATTTTTATCTCTTCGCATAGCAATATTGATGAGTCTGCCAATGCGAAACTTGATGCCTCAGCACTTGAGAAAGAGGGTAACGTCGAAACACTGGGCGTCCCGAATCCGCATGGAAACCCACCAGCCCTCTGCGTCGTTAGCGAAGTAGAAGAACCTTCGTTTGCCCAAATGGAGACGGAGTAG